From Curtobacterium sp. MCBA15_012:
CCACGCCGGACCCGGTCGCCCGCGTCACCGCGGCCTACGAGCGGATCGCGTCCGTCGACCGACCGGAGGTCTGGATCACCCTCCGGGACCGGGACGACGCGCTGGCCCGGGCACGCACCGTGCAGGAACGCCTGGACACGGTCGGTGCCGAACGCCTCCCGCTGGCCGGCACGGTGATCGCCGTCAAGGACAACATCGACGTCGCGGGACTGCCCACGACGTGCGCAGCACCGTGGACCGGGTTCGTCCCCGACGAGAGCGCGACGGCCGTCGCCCGCCTCGAGGACGCCGGTGCGGTCGTGATCGGCAAGACCAACCTCGACCAGTTCGCCACCGGTCTCGTCGGTACCCGCAGCCCCCACGGCGTCGTCCGGAACGCGTTCGACCCGGGACTCGTGTCCGGCGGGTCCAGTTCCGGGTCGGCGGTCGCCACCGCGCTCGGCATCGTCGACGCCGCCCTCGGCACCGACACGGCAGGGTCCGGTCGGGTCCCGGCCGCGTACAACCGGCTCGTCGGCATCAAGCCGACCCTCGGACTGGTGCCCGCTCGCGGCATGGCCCCTGCGGCTCCGTCCTACGACACCGTCACGGTGTTCGCTCCCACCCTCGCCGTCGCCGAGCACGTCGCCGCCGTCATCACCGGGGTCGATCCGCTCGACCCCACCAGCCGTGCGTGGGACCCGGCTGCTCCCGCCGCCGCGCCGCCCACGTCGCGGCTGGCGATCGCGCGGGAACCGGACCTCGCGCCGCTCAGCCCCGCGTGGCGCGCCAGCTACGACCAGACGCTCGAGGTGTTGCGCGCCGCCGGCGCGGAACTGGTCGAGACGGACATCACCCCGCTGCTGGACGCTGCGAAGCTGCTCTACGACGGTGCGCTCGTCGCCGAGCGCACGTACGCCGTCGGCCACCACCTCGACGCCGACCACGGATCGGGGGACCCGAGTGT
This genomic window contains:
- the atzF gene encoding allophanate hydrolase, yielding MSTTTPTFRPTAAAPTPDPVARVTAAYERIASVDRPEVWITLRDRDDALARARTVQERLDTVGAERLPLAGTVIAVKDNIDVAGLPTTCAAPWTGFVPDESATAVARLEDAGAVVIGKTNLDQFATGLVGTRSPHGVVRNAFDPGLVSGGSSSGSAVATALGIVDAALGTDTAGSGRVPAAYNRLVGIKPTLGLVPARGMAPAAPSYDTVTVFAPTLAVAEHVAAVITGVDPLDPTSRAWDPAAPAAAPPTSRLAIAREPDLAPLSPAWRASYDQTLEVLRAAGAELVETDITPLLDAAKLLYDGALVAERTYAVGHHLDADHGSGDPSVTAIIRGGHGPSAVDLVADQQTLRRAALTARTLLGEVDALLLPTAPGHPSIADVQADPIGVNSWVGTFTNFVNLLDLAAIAVPGAEADGRPFGVTLIGPAFSDAALADLADRFLLHETGRSAPWRPPTIDIAVFGAHMSGQPLNRQLTDLGAVHAGPAVTAPRYRLHALPTTPPKPGLVRVHDGGAAITGERWSIPAARVGTFLTQLVAPMTVGVVELGSGDTVLGFLCEPLATVDAPDITDAGSWRSHLAAR